From the genome of Bacteroidota bacterium:
TTTGGGAGAATTAGTTGTTCCGTTTCCTTCAACAAAGCTGATTCGGGACCACGTTGATGCAGGACTCATGATGGAAGATTCAGGAGTATCCTGAGACCTGAATCTTGAATCGCGAATCTTTTTTCTCTCTATCTCAAAACCATAATTGTTTACTTCGGTTGCAGTATTCCAATTTAACAGTACGGATGAACCTTGTCCAACCGCGGTAAAGCTAGTGAGTTCAACCGGAAGTGCCCCTTCAGAAGAGACTCTTGTTATATAAACATCCGAAGTTGATCCGCCTCGAAAATCTTCCCAGGTAATAATCGCTTCACCATTGGTATTTAACATAATTTGTTGCGCTCCTTGACTACCGGTCGCCGTTGCAATTGCAACGCCATCACTTGTCCACTGCACAGCTCCGGCAGCGTTGATACGCTGTAAATAGATGTCATTGGCACGTGACCTGTTATCAATCCAAGCGATTATTGCGCCTCCACTGCCGTCCGGCGTTATGGTTGGTGCTGTTTGATTACTTGATGCCGAGCTGATGACTGTACCATTCGTTGTCCATTGTACTATACCATTGGCAGCAATACGCTGGGCATAGAGATCATACTGGGTTCCGCTTCGCAGGTCTGACCAGGTAATGATAGCACCGTGATTGCCATCCGTCGCAATTTTTGGTACTTCCTGGTTATCCGTTGCAGTGCAAATTGCAACACCGCTACCTGTCCATTGTACCGCCCCATTGGAATCGATACGCTGAGCATAAACATCGGTTGATCCGCTGAAGTTGTCAAGCCATGTAATAATAGCTCCACCGCTGCTATCAGAGACTATTGATGAATAATCCTGGGTACCACTCCCTGACCGGACAGCAATTCCGTTTGATGTCCATTTCACCACGCCGCTCGAATCGATGCGCTGGGCATAAATATCAACATTGCCGCTTCGTCCATCCGACCAACAGAGAATAGCTCCTCCCTTGTCGTCGGCGATTACACTAGAAACATATTGCTGAAATGTGAGCGTGTTGATTGCTACTCCATTTGCAGTCCATTGAACTTCTCCAAGAGAGTTTATTCTCTGAGTATAAACATCGGCATCATTGCCGTTCCGTTGATCAATCCATGAAATGATAGCACCTCCTTTGCTGTCCGATGCGATAACGGGAGCAGTCTGGTGATTTGTTGCTGAACAAACGACAACTCCATTGGTTGTCCATTGCACCAACCCATTAGCATCAATACGCTGAGCATAGATATCATTATTAAAGATACTGGCTCTAGGATCACGCCACGTTATGATAGCTCCGCCGTTTCCGTCCGAAATAATAGCCGGGTTCACTTGACTATTTACTGCAGTACAAATTGCCACTCCATTACTTGTCCACTGTACTGCCCCAACCGAATTGATACGTTGTGCATAAATATTACTATTACTCGTGCCGCTTCTGGAATCAGACCAGGTAATAATGGCTCCACCGCTGCCATCCGAGAGTATTGCTGGAAGGAGTTGATCATTGGACGCCGTACAGATCGCTTTATTAACTGTTGGGTCAGTTGACCATTGTGCATTGGCCCGCTCTGGTACAATCAACAAGCAGGCAATGGCCAACAACAGTGTTGATTGGTGTCGAATTGTATTCATCATAACCTCGCTATTAGTTTTATTATACATCATTGATAATTGAATATTACGGATGCTATATAGGACAACTATTCATCTGTCCGTCGAATTATTTCAATCACATTCTCCAGGTTATCTTTTTTTACAAATGCAACAGCACCGCATGCCACAGCCGCCGAAACCGTCGCTTCGTCGCCGAATTGAGAGACAAGGATAATCTTTGCTTTTCCTTCTTCCGACAAGATCCTGTGTGCCGCTTCAATGCCATCCATTGATTTCATTTTAATATCCATTACTGTCCAGTCCGGTTGAAGAGATGGGAATTGTTCAACCGCTTCCTTGCCGTCTGCACATTCAACTACTTCATTAAAGTATGGCAAATAGAAATCCTTCATTATTTGCCTGATCTTGTCGTTATCGTCTACCAGTAGAAGTTTCATTTTTTATGTAATGTGCAGATACGGAGAGGAGCTTTAAATAGATGGGGACACTCAAATACATAAGTGAAAGCACCTAGATAGGGGGGGGTGATCAGGCCTGTGCTCACCGCAGAGGGCACAGAGACCGAAGGGATGCTTTTTATTATAATGACTTACAATTCTCCGCGTTCTCAGCGGACTCGGCGGTGAACTTTTTTTGGGTTGAAAAGTATTATGCTTTAAGCAAGTCTTTATTCGATAGGGCAAATTTCAACAGGCTGTGTGTGCCGCTGAGATGAAGTTTTTTGGAGATATTATTGCGGTGGTTTTCAACTGTCTTGGGACTGATAAATAATTCATCAGCAATTTGCTGGGATGTTTTTTCTTCCGATATAAGTTTGAGAATAGTCC
Proteins encoded in this window:
- a CDS encoding T9SS type A sorting domain-containing protein translates to MNTIRHQSTLLLAIACLLIVPERANAQWSTDPTVNKAICTASNDQLLPAILSDGSGGAIITWSDSRSGTSNSNIYAQRINSVGAVQWTSNGVAICTAVNSQVNPAIISDGNGGAIITWRDPRASIFNNDIYAQRIDANGLVQWTTNGVVVCSATNHQTAPVIASDSKGGAIISWIDQRNGNDADVYTQRINSLGEVQWTANGVAINTLTFQQYVSSVIADDKGGAILCWSDGRSGNVDIYAQRIDSSGVVKWTSNGIAVRSGSGTQDYSSIVSDSSGGAIITWLDNFSGSTDVYAQRIDSNGAVQWTGSGVAICTATDNQEVPKIATDGNHGAIITWSDLRSGTQYDLYAQRIAANGIVQWTTNGTVISSASSNQTAPTITPDGSGGAIIAWIDNRSRANDIYLQRINAAGAVQWTSDGVAIATATGSQGAQQIMLNTNGEAIITWEDFRGGSTSDVYITRVSSEGALPVELTSFTAVGQGSSVLLNWNTATEVNNYGFEIERKKIRDSRFRSQDTPESSIMSPASTWSRISFVEGNGTTNSPKEYSFSDNNIQSSGKYLYRLKQIDRDGKFEYSQAVEVTIGSVPKDFALIQNYPNPFNPTTTIGFTLQASGPTTLKIYDAIGREVATLVDEFLDAGVYHQNIFNASNLPSGIYFAKLSSEGKSQIRKLMLLK
- a CDS encoding response regulator transcription factor, encoding MKLLLVDDNDKIRQIMKDFYLPYFNEVVECADGKEAVEQFPSLQPDWTVMDIKMKSMDGIEAAHRILSEEGKAKIILVSQFGDEATVSAAVACGAVAFVKKDNLENVIEIIRRTDE